In a genomic window of Lates calcarifer isolate ASB-BC8 unplaced genomic scaffold, TLL_Latcal_v3 _unitig_1981_quiver_1117, whole genome shotgun sequence:
- the LOC108891515 gene encoding uncharacterized protein LOC108891515 isoform X2, with protein MSRISMKEWKTVLTSILKKLDQEQYRKLQKILNKLPPAKLTAKYKENMPQTIIEYYAVEESISAIKDAMDQIPRNDPAVQDLLRPFVNKLKKKQEKNKEKKRKHESDSESEDKKPKPAAAQQSSSKPEERKSQLWIDPVEHVETSLSMTDKQEFKLKNDTDEIRITLWGEEVKQLIGKSRGDYVRVTNVRPKHLQHEVLLSSSYFTKISKVQRAAVKKN; from the exons atgTCGAGGATTTCAATGAAAGAGTGGAAAACAGTTCTGACCTCCATCCTCAAGAAGTTGGATCAGGAACAGTacagaaagttacagaaaatatTGAACAAACTCCCCCCAGCAAAACTAACAGCCAAGTACAAAGAGAATATGCCCCAAACGATCATTGAGTACTACGCAGTAGAAGAGTCCATCTCTGCAATCAAAGATGCAATGGATCAAATCCCAAGAAATGACCCTGCAGTCCAGGACCTGCTGCGCCCCTTTGTGAAcaaactgaagaagaaacaagaaaagaatAAAG agaagaagaggaaacatgaaAGTGATTCAGAGTCAGAGGACAAGAAGCCAAAGCCTGCAGCTG ctcaacagagcagcagcaaaccTGAG GAGAGAAAGAGTCAGCTTTGG ATTGATCCTGTTGAACATGTCGAGACCAGTCTCAGTATGACAGACAAGCAAGAGTTCAAACTTAAAAACGACACAGATGAAATCAGGATCACTCTGTGGGGTGAAGAAGTCAAGCAGCTCATTGGAAAATCAAGGGGAGACTACGTCAGGGTGACTAACGTTAGGCCCAAACACCTCCAACATGAAGTGTTGCTCTCTTCAAGTTATTTCACCAAGATCTCCAAG GTCCAACGTGCTGCTGTCAAGAAGAACTGA
- the LOC108891515 gene encoding uncharacterized protein LOC108891515 isoform X1, producing the protein MSRISMKEWKTVLTSILKKLDQEQYRKLQKILNKLPPAKLTAKYKENMPQTIIEYYAVEESISAIKDAMDQIPRNDPAVQDLLRPFVNKLKKKQEKNKEKKRKHESDSESEDKKPKPAAAQQSSSKPERKTIADLKTICIPAQTITGKVVQKSGLRTYQEEDEFFFYLVVADETGSIRVTVYGKEHYEKIMEKNCYMFRNVILEMNDHFKEKVLKVTQQSTVFRTSPINVPWKVELEAQMIISGQNLVSIKQAKMSEDKTIVSVEGRITEIDPVEHVETSLSMTDKQEFKLKNDTDEIRITLWGEEVKQLIGKSRGDYVRVTNVRPKHLQHEVLLSSSYFTKISKVQRAAVKKN; encoded by the exons atgTCGAGGATTTCAATGAAAGAGTGGAAAACAGTTCTGACCTCCATCCTCAAGAAGTTGGATCAGGAACAGTacagaaagttacagaaaatatTGAACAAACTCCCCCCAGCAAAACTAACAGCCAAGTACAAAGAGAATATGCCCCAAACGATCATTGAGTACTACGCAGTAGAAGAGTCCATCTCTGCAATCAAAGATGCAATGGATCAAATCCCAAGAAATGACCCTGCAGTCCAGGACCTGCTGCGCCCCTTTGTGAAcaaactgaagaagaaacaagaaaagaatAAAG agaagaagaggaaacatgaaAGTGATTCAGAGTCAGAGGACAAGAAGCCAAAGCCTGCAGCTG ctcaacagagcagcagcaaaccTGAG AGAAAAACCATCGCTGATCTAAAGACCATTTGTATTCCTGCCCAAACCATAACTGGAAAAGTTGTGCAGAAATCTGGTCTCCGCACATATCAAGAGGAGGATGAGTTCTTCTTTTATCTGGTAGTTGCTGATGAGACAGGCAGCATCCGAGTGACGGTGTATGGAAAAGAGCACTATGAAAAAATTATGGAAAAGAACTGCTACATGTTCAGAAATGTGATCCTGGAAATGAATGATCACTTTAAAGAGAAGGTTTTAAAAGTAACCCAACAAAGCACAGTGTTCAGAACAAGCCCCATCAATGTTCCATGGAAGGTGGAGCTGGAAGCTCAGATGATCATTTCTGGTCAGAATCTAGTTTCCATCAAACAGGCCAAAATGTCTGAAGACAAGACAATAGTGAGCGTTGAAGGAAGAATAACAGAG ATTGATCCTGTTGAACATGTCGAGACCAGTCTCAGTATGACAGACAAGCAAGAGTTCAAACTTAAAAACGACACAGATGAAATCAGGATCACTCTGTGGGGTGAAGAAGTCAAGCAGCTCATTGGAAAATCAAGGGGAGACTACGTCAGGGTGACTAACGTTAGGCCCAAACACCTCCAACATGAAGTGTTGCTCTCTTCAAGTTATTTCACCAAGATCTCCAAG GTCCAACGTGCTGCTGTCAAGAAGAACTGA